Proteins encoded together in one Chrysemys picta bellii isolate R12L10 chromosome 22, ASM1138683v2, whole genome shotgun sequence window:
- the ZC3H10 gene encoding zinc finger CCCH domain-containing protein 10 isoform X2 codes for MPDRDNYNNGSSSDEAGANSDDICRDFLRNVCKRGKRCRFRHPDISEVTNLGVRKNEFIFCHDFQNKECVRLNCRFIHGTKEDEDYYKKTGELPLRLRQKVAAGLGLSPADLPNSKEEVPICRDFLKGDCQRGAKCKFQHLQREYEYDARVIAARDPGIATTVRRYDPYDVMYDPDRYDDHDPVLKRRRVDGLHFETYEYSFTSPRTVEYRLLEEENIMLRKRVEDLKKQVNNLLATNEVLLEQNAQFRNQAKVMTLSSTATATEQTLAPTVGTVTNYNHSIAQTHTTLSSQALQPRPVTQQDLVAPAGAQAAPPTNAAPPMNPEITPLSAALAQTIAQGMAPPVSMAPVAVSVAPVAVSMAQPLGGITMSHATTPMVTYPIASQSMRITAMPH; via the coding sequence ATGCCCGACCGCGACAACTACAACAATGGCAGTAGCAGCGACGAGGCGGGCGCCAACTCCGACGACATCTGCCGCGACTTCCTGCGCAACGTCTGCAAGCGCGGCAAGCGCTGCCGCTTCCGGCACCCCGACATCAGCGAGGTCACCAACCTGGGCGTGCGCAAGAACGAATTCATCTTCTGCCACGACTTCCAGAACAAGGAGTGCGTGCGCCTCAACTGCCGCTTCATCCACGGCACCAAGGAGGACGAGGACTATTACAAGAAGACGGGGGAGCTGCCCCTGCGCCTGCGCCAGAAGGTGGCGGCTGGACTGGGCCTGTCCCCGGCGGACCTGCCGAACAGCAAGGAGGAGGTGCCGATATGCAGAGACTTCCTGAAGGGCGACTGCCAGCGGGGAGCCAAGTGCAAGTTCCAGCACTTGCAGCGGGAGTACGAGTACGACGCCCGGGTCATCGCAGCCCGGGACCCCGGCATCGCCACCACCGTGCGCCGCTACGACCCCTACGACGTCATGTACGACCCCGACCGCTACGACGACCACGACCCGGTGCTGAAGCGCAGGCGGGTGGATGGGCTGCACTTCGAAACCTACGAGTACAGCTTCACCAGCCCGCGCACGGTGGAGTACCGGCTCCTGGAGGAGGAGAACATCATGCTGCGCAAGCGCGTGGAGGACCTCAAGAAGCAGGTCAACAACCTGCTGGCGACCAACGAGGTGCTGCTGGAGCAGAATGCCCAGTTCCGGAACCAGGCCAAAGTCATGACTCTCAGCTCCACCGCCACGGCCACCGAGCAGACCCTGGCCCCGACGGTGGGCACTGTCACCAATTATAACCACAGCATCGCCCAGACCCACACCACACTCAGCAGCCAAGCCCTTCAGCCACGGCCCGTCACCCAACAGGATTTGGTggctccggccggagcgcaggcAGCGCCCCCCACCAACGCAGCGCCCCCCATGAACCCCGAAATCACCCCGCTCTCGGCTGCTCTGGCTCAGACCATCGCCCAGGGCATGGCTCCTCCGGTCTCCATGGCGCCCGTGGCGGTGTCGGTGGCGCCTGTGGCAGTTTCAATGGCACAGCCGCTGGGTGGTATCACCATGAGCCACGCCACCACGCCCATGGTGACGTACCCCATCGCGTCGCAGAGCATGAGGATAACAGCCATGCCACACTAA